tctaaagtaagttacattcatgctCATTTTAATAATGGTTGCCATGGACGGCGCACGAGGATTGGGCGATTGAAATGAGATACGCTACGTCATAAGTTGCTAAGGAACCGCAAGATGTGAAGTGGAGCGTGACAGAGCGTAAACAATAACAGCGCGGCATAGAAGTAGTATTTTGGAGCATTTCAACAACTTTTCCGACTTAAATAAGTTATTGTATAGTAAACTTATAATACTTATGTGaagtattatatttatgtgtttcaaaaatataattttccaaaaaaaagttgcaaaaattCTACAGAAATTACAATTGTGGTTGCAGTAATTTACAGAACTACATCATTGGGTGTAATAAACTGAAACACCCTGccttgaaataaaaaagttaaacaactaAATAACCTTTTTGCGCAGATGGCGTCTATGGATACATGTAACTATATACATATCGCACGCTCCAATGCACTGCGGTTTTGTAAGTACGGTACGAAGCTGCTTTAAAAAGGCGGCGGTTTGTTAGCTCTGGAAACAAGAGCCAAGCGAAGCTGTGAGCGCTGTAGATAAATGAGCACTTAATGGAATAAAGTTCTTTGCAGCTTATGTAACGTATAGTACAGTGGAAATAGACTTATGTCTGTTAACGTTCAGATGGAATCGTTGCTTCACAAACAACACAAGGAATTGTAAGTTTATCTGAGGTCAATACTGACAACAGAAAATGGCCGGTTGATTTTACCTTTTGAATGTAAACTACCCCAAATTTATTGTTCCAGAGTCAAACGTCATACTGTCTTAGAAGAGGAAATGTCACGAATTTGTGAAAACGACAGAAGTTTGGAAAAAGTTCCAGATTCATCAACAGCACATGAACGTAACATCGAAATATGGAGGAGATGCACAAATGCTTACTCTCAAATTAATAAGAATAAAGCTTTCATCGAGTTAAGTAACCACAAAAgcttaaaagaaaaatatgaaaagatGGTGCGCtcacaacaaacaaagaaacctGTTTGATGAATGATCATCATGTTGCAAGGGCTTACTGAGATTACCCATACTGCAATATGTTTCGTTTTACTTTACCAATCAAAGTAAAAATGGTCAATTTAAGTTGGCAATACATGTCACTGCATTTGTACTACTTCATAGTTTCATACACTGGGTTGTTTTGTCTGATTTTAATGTGTGGAACATTTATGCTAGCCATAAAGAATACTCcaaaaatacacaattattgAGTTGGCATgagttaaaacatacaaagaaaaCATTAAGGAGGTGTTTGGGAGAAACATCAAGAGAATGGGCTGAAGATGTGACTGTAATAGATCCccaaaaatcatattttttacatttgtgaTGAAAATGGCAAAGCAGTATACATTCAAAACATAAGACACAACATACAAAAGCTTAAATGGtcatgaaatttatttcgtcgaTCGAAATTCAATGGAAATGTTTTTTCTGCACACTGAAGGCAACTAAATGCCAGAAAAAGCACGGCAAACATGCCATCTTGACAATAAGCAACACCAATTTTTATAGACGGTTATATGTTGAAATGCTTCCAAGGCTTAATTCATTGATTGAGCTGTGTTGGATTGTCGGATGGAACCGCCTGGGGAATCCTTTAGGACTCCAGTTGTGCTAGTTATTCCACCAAGGCACATtccttaaaataaaagttgaaaaggaatttagtattttttaactatataaaACTCTTATTTAATATGTACAGTATGAATGTAACAGTCGTCAGTTGTGTTATAATTTTCAACCATGGTATGTCAAGATACAATACCATGTGGTTTGTGTTGAttgaatacaaaaataatgattttataTATTGACCAGCCAAACAAGTTCaaatatcttttaaaataaacatttaaaaaaatccaatatttAACAGCAGAAAAATAAACTGTCTATAACAGAAATGAGGTGCCAATTTTCACATAATCGATGTGCTTAAGATTTGTAGAAAGCCCAGTTTCACCTGCATGCTGCACTGGttatacaaatgttttaaaaggaAATTTGGTATGCAtgataaatgtaatttatccCAGAATCAAGAAGCAGGTAAGTGAAACAAAAGCAAATCTCTTcgcttttgttgttttaaaaacaaaaaacaactaatttaatgtttactaCACAGCcaaaattaccaacaaaagTTCCAGGCACAAAAATACATCAAGCAGAAGTAAAGCAATGGGATGCAGGTTATTTTTAGCTTCTAAATCAGCGCTGCAACAAAAGCATGCTCCAGGTACAGACAATTCCCAAGCAGAATCACCAATTAGTCAGCTCAGCATTACATGCAATTAGTTTGTgctattttttcatttttagcaGCGACAGCAAGTCAATACGAGTTAACATTCTGTGATTAAAAACCACGCTGCATAACCTCGGCCTACCTATGTACAAGTGATGTGAGTGTGATGTTATAGTCGCATGCctgcataaaaatattacaacattAACAGTGGTAGTCTTGCGGCAATTAGATTTATACCGCATACTGTACTTAGACACCGCACACAGTTGTATCCGACAGGAATACATATGACCACTTAGCAACCGTTTGATTCAGTCTATTATACATTTGCTCCATGTATAGTTAAGTTGGCTGGGCCACCTGTGTTTTCCAAAATACAACAGCTATAGCTGTCTTGACAACAGGTAAACAGAGTGGCTTGTATTAGTGGCTCAAAACTGGTAGAGAGAAACGAACCAACAAAACGTGACTCGTGTTACGGTTTTGCGTTTGACAAGAAGTTTTTATTGATCattgcattaatatttaacatgatGCTCATCGCACACAGATCGAACCCAAACCAAAATCCACTGCAAACTCGACAAACACAATCTTGTTTTCAACATGGGTAGTATTGGGAGTTGGGACAAAATCATATCAAAGGTTCAACTAATTATATAAGTGTTGAGACTTATACTAACAAATGTTGGTTAAACACATGTGCAGGTTTGTTTATGGTAAGACAGGGTGTATTTTCTAACTACCTGATCCCATTTGAACTTGGCCGAGTTGGGTAGAAGAAGAAGGCAAAGTTGCATTTGATGAAAGACCTCCTTGATCCTTAACAACTGGGTCTGAAGCAGAAAATAATAGTTAGATATTGTATTGTCTCTTCTtaacatacattatacatgtTCAATGCAAGATTGTTAGAAATGTTTCACACCATGCAAGGTTAATTTTAAgtaatttattatgtttttggtttactaAAACCAAACAAATTAACAGTAAATGAAATGAAAGGCTCCAGTTTCTGCCCTACATTCTTAcgtgttttttataaatggtAGGAGAGAAGTGtgcatgaaataaaaaatggtatgcgaaaatttaatgaaaacaatatataaatgtttgtaaacTTACAAAAGTAGGGGTGTTCCATGGATTCACGAGCAGTGAGTCGTGCTTGGTGATCATACTTGATCAATTTATCGAGGAAGTCAATCGCCTCTGGACTTACAAGATGCTGATTGTCGCTGTGAACAAATCTCTCCCATCTCTTCCGGGAGTGTCTGAAGGGCAAAAGGATGATTACTGGATACCATTGCACAACTAGCAAAGGAACAGACAACTAACCTTTTCCAAATAGTTCATTAGACCAAATAGTTCATTagaataaatatgataaaaatcAACAATATGCAAAAACTACCTTCCAAGTATATCATTGAATCTTGGATCTAACTCAATGTTGTATTTGTCAAGATATTCATACAAGTCTTCAGTTCCAAGAACCTTGGCTATGCGAACCAGCTAGAATatcaaataaacttttaatagcTATTGTTGTAtaagtaaatttaattattttacaaagcgaattaaaacttaacagTACAAAATACAAGAAAACAGCTGTATGTAACATCCTGGGTATCGAAAGATTTTTCATTATGTGATGTACATATAAACaacatgtatataactttgaatTGTGCATTTACCTGGTCATAATTGTCATGGCCATGAAAGAAAGGTTCCTTTCTAAATATCATTGAAGCAAGCATGCAGCCCAGACTCCACATGTCAAGTGAGTAATCGTAAAACTGATAAAATCAGAACATAGCATTAGTTTGAGTAACCCGAGGCTATGagaattaaacaatttaatattaaaagatCACGATTTCTTAAAATTAGCGACTCTTTCTGTGAATATCCTAGCAAGTTTTCAGTGCTTTACGTAAAGTACCTAATGGTTTTTCCAGTTGTGTAACTACTATAACTCATTTTAAATGTGGGAACAAAATTTATGacatttttgtataaacatgACTTATCAGTGTTTGCCACattatgttattatattatgtttaattggATGTCATATGTTTCCAACAATAGTTATCCAAGTTACTTGGTAGTCCACAAGAAGTTCAGGTCCTTTAAAGTATCTAGATGCCACTCGAACATTATATTCTTGACCAGGGTGGTAGAACTCAGCTAATCCCCAGTCTATTAAACGAAGCTGTAAAACATAAAGTTGTTAATGTAATGCAAAGACCATGTCTAACCTAGCTTTTCAATATGGAATTAGGAATAACATAAACTGCTTGTCATAATGTTGAAGCTAATTTTCCACACAATGTTACGTGCATGCATTATTTCTCAATAACTACAATTATGAGATACCCAGTCTTCTACTATTTTCCATGATTCCGCATAAGTGTATTCATAACAACAGGCTATAAATCTTAATATCTATTACTGAGTCACAatcaattattattatatcaacattatttttattatgtatacaCTAACAGTATAAATGCTAAATGTCACAAACATATTTCTTGAGGTCCTTGGtactgggatttaggccagatttggcccattccCCCAACACCGCGTAATACCATTTAGGTCTTTTAAGCTAACCATATTTTTAGCaccattttttatccttgtgtgcctatgagttaccacacttctcaactttgtgtatgagTTTTGCTTTGATATGGcctatggcttataatttggacaacccatagtgaccgctgggttggagcaatgtccgttaagtgtcttgcccaagaacacatacgccaatTAGTGTTAGTAATGCCGTCAAGCATCAAACCGGGGACATTTTGGTTACGATGCAGGCTCccaaaccactgagccacggcaCCGAACCAAACATTTATACTTACACTAAAGCTTAAACCATAAAAATtgacaacaaaatattacCTTTCTATTCTCATGGTCGATCATAACATTGTGTGGTTTTACATCTCTGTGCATTATACCCATACTGTGGCAGAAGTCAAGTGCCtggaaaaacaaatattatgcTGTTTATTCATTTGAACTACAGTACAGATATAACAAGCAATTCAAAGGTGCTGATTATAAAGTCAGGCCTAGGAAGTCGGGTATAATTTCATTAAATACCAGGCATGTATATAAACCAGCAAATTACACAGACATAATTATCTGTGTTTGAAGTTAGCTAGTTTTTCTGCTTTGTAAGCTAGTTTTTCTGCTTTGTAATCCAATTTAAGTATTAAGTCCAATGAAGCATGGAAATTTTCACCATTAAGTATTTGTATGGTAACTTTCACGTTATTCTTACATTAATGCTGTGATACACATATAAACAGAAGTGTAGATTGGGCTATAAAGCTTTGTCAacgaaatttaaatattggatAGAATGTAAACAAGGACCATGAAAACTAGGGGTGCGCTTCAAATTCAAAGTAATGAAGCTTTACCTTTAGTATTTCGAACATATAGTATCGGATGTCATAGTCTGTTAATGTCTGGTACAATTGctggaagaaaaaataatttagtatAAAATTTAGGTGGTATATGGCAAGTAAGGAAGTAGTTCACCACATTACCTTGAAGTCAATATTATTGACATGTTCGAACACCAACGCTGGAGTTCTGGACTgcaatgaaaacaaaacacattaacGATAATAACCACTAACTCACATGAACAATTTTTGCCATGTAcaagttataaattattgacGTGTAGACACCAGCCATACTATACACAATACCCGTGTGACATATGAAATTACTGATATGCCTTTTGACaaacattgttgtttatttattataattgaGAAATTATACTGAATACACATAGCTCGTTGTTGAGCAATtcggaaaaaaaacaaaaattcttaGCTATGTGTATAATAAACCACAATGAAAATGTTTGACAATTTAATCTAAAGAAAAATCCAAGTTCTCAAACTGCACAATATACTTTTCAGGAACAAGAAACTACAACCGATGTGTGAGCACATGCATGGTTTTCGCAGCTTGTTATACCGTCACACATCGTAAATACTTGTGTAATACACATAATTCTACTGTGAACAAGGGAACAATCCAAGATTGAAACTTGGCAACGATAACAAATTGAGAGATTTTAATGCCAGGCAACATGCtcattaagtgtttaaaaagatatttaacaGTACAACTAAATGTGTAATAAAGTTGTTAAATTAGGCATATCATATatagataaaatatattagagtatttttttctgtgaaGTACAGATATTAAAATGTCTTACAAAACCTGGCATATTGTTTTGGTTGTATATATTGCTTTTAGTGATTTAACACTagccacaacaacaacaccacaccattttttatttaattaaatacttgAAAATGAacctttatattatattttatttttaaagtctagccttttaacttttaaatagctgcatcaaacaataaacatataatttacagatacaatacaaacattaaatcTTGTGTATGCCTGTAGGCAAAAGGCAGGGGCTTTCTTTTAAACCTCATTGTGTTATCAGATTATGGTGATGACAGGCATCTGTACCTTGACACAAGCCTGCATCTGTAAGCTTATTACTCATGCTTAGAAACTCAGACTCTGGTAGTAGGTACATTGGGAGCAACATTCCCAATTTGATATGTGTGGCGCTATTCGCCTCACATCAGATAACAAAGATTAGGATGTTTTctagatttataaaacactaGAAAAGTTACATATCAAAAGCAAGCCACCCTTTGCCATGTTCAATCATTACATTAAGTTCTAACTTCACCTGCCTagatataaaatactttgaatCTAAATAAGTTAACTGTTGATACACATTTTACACTCGCTTATTTGTGTGAAAGTAAATTTAGAATTTAATTTGGATCCCTGAAtgtataagttatattcaatGACTTGTTAATAAATGATCAGCTTTGAATTTTGCAGGggacaaacaattttaaaattgatgatttatattgaaaattaGCAAGGCAAGTAGCAGTGTACCACACATACCTCTTTCATTTACATGTATATTCCTAACTTGCATACACTGGCTAAAAATCACCCTAAATCATTATACCATACTGATTgactataaaaaatattttagttaataaATCTTATGTTTGCCTGATGAAACAAGCATCACAAAAAATGCAGAAACACTCTTTACTACATTAAATCGTGATCAGAACATTTAAGTCTACAAGATGCTTCATTTACCAACAGACAGCTGTTTCTTATAAAAGAATTCACCAGAGTAAATTGGCCCATGACCTATAATTGGATGATTAAGCACGACAAAAACGTTCTATAACAGCTATGCAGGTTACGAAACATGGCGCACAATTTTATTTCCAAACACCACTCACCACTGGATCTTTCACAATGTCAAGGAGTGTGATAATGTTGGGGCCACCTCCTCGTAAGTTTTGCAAGATTTTAATTTCACGTTTGATTTTCTTCGTCTTTACAGGCTAAAATtgacaacaaaaaaaacatttacacaGTTTCTcaaaatgaattttacaaattgtttaaaacagccGTTAGATCTGTTAAAGCTAATCAAAGATTCTATCAAATTTAAGCCTATTGTACACAAAAgcaatattatacaaaattGTTAACCTTGTAGTAGGcctatataaaatacagttcGGATCCCAATGTACCAATACAGAATATTAggttctaaaatattttaactataaaacaaaatagtaaTGTAGcgttattttttcaaaacatgcAAAGCAATGACTTTAACCTAAAAAACCTTGTCTGTAGAATCACATGAACGACATGGTTACTagtaacaaaaactttaacagGTTCccatacattttttttcaaatgattcaacttatgtttaaaaacaaaacagaggAATTGTAGGTAACTAAAGCAAAACTGACAAAGtatgaatttaaaactaattaattattacctttaaaatttttataacaacttttttgtTGTCTGTAACGTTAAATGCTTCAAATACTTCACTGTATTTACCCCTTCCCAGTTTTCGAACAAGTTGGTAGTCATCCTGGTTTCTGAAAGAAAtgtatgaattttaaattaatggttaaaaaaaattactaaaataccaaaaatacagttatgaataaataaaatactagtAAGAACACCGTTCCAAGTCTTCCAACATTAGTAACGCTAGGGATTAGGATTTCAAATCTAATCTGAAACAAAGAGCTAcccacaaattaaaaaaacagaatttatCACCACCACGTACTGAAAATTGTGTACCTACTTCTCCCCATACTCccttgtaaaaaatacaattaagtaaaacaacgaagaaaaagcattttttgaGTAAATTACCACCAATGATTATCATTGTTGGTAAATTTGCCCTTAGGCACatcacttaacaacaatttctccaacccagcggtcattaataagttgtccaaattatcagccacaaataaaacaattaaaaatttccgaaaaataaccacccacaaagtaacatggtAACTGTatgctggcatgaggtgtatgaacacctgtgttataaccactgtcgtttcccgaccacataagaataaagttacattcattacacAAGTCAATCATAATGGGATATCAAAATATAATCAAATCGAAGTAAATATTCACCCCCAGTCAACGACATGTGATTCATAATCCCAATATTCTCTGGGTCGGTGGGTATTGACGTCGTGATAAACACGGGCACGACTTGGAATTGCCATTCTTTTGGCTTTGTGAGGagcaatttttattcaaattagcGACATTCACGTGGGAATTAGTATGAATTTCAACCAAGATCCCGTTGTCACTACTTTATCTCTAAGATGTAGAAACGAAAGAGAAATTGTGTGGGTttgcaaaatataatatataaggtAGGATTGAATGAAAAAACTTATATAGGCTATCAATATTAAGCACTattcaagaaataaaaaaaatactaacaGTAAAAAGCTGCTActacaatttaaaattggcTTAATATACATAACTGACACTGCCTGCATAAGTATGATGAACAACATTTACTATAGGCCTACAGTAGTATTCAAAATCggatgtgttttttttaactcagTCTCCCATGACATTAGCGATATTTACTTGTCAAATTAATACGCCTACTATTACTACTATATTCTGTATTTTACTTCAACAAACCACATAAACCGCGTTGATGGTCGATGTAAAACGCGCTCGCCTCTGTCGCGAACGCCATCTCCATTGCTGACGTCATTTCATTGTGCGAAATGAACTTCGGGCACGGCTTCTGCTTGCCATTAGTTCAGATGGTTCGTAGGTCGCTTTGTATTTTTACCAGTACAATAGAAAATACCCAACGCGTAATATAAATACGCCGAGTACAGTtgccaattaaaaaaatataaatatgactTTAGCAGCATACTTATAGGTCCGGTGAAACGAGTTGAATGAAAATTGATAAAACTGGCGTATAACTTTATAGGAACAGTTTTGTCCACTATAACCAAAGCTATGTTTTGCTAATAACTTGGGAAAGGTTCACTAACCTACTgtgcatgcgcagtagcgtctCGGCACATGCGCTATAGCGCcgatacaaatatatcaaaccgagcgaatatatcacgacagCTGATTAGGCAAATGTGTGTTTGGGATATCCCGCACCATCCAAAACTAAGCGATTGTTCCAACACATATTATACCGAAGCGGTTTAACTTAGGAGGGACATAGAAGAGATTTAATCAAATCACACGTGGTTCTTCTTGGATTCTTGTTAGAAAGGTAAACAACTGcgattttattgcaaaattttgtttcaaacagaGAGAGACAGAACTTTCGGTTAACGTAATACCTGTAATATTTATCTGCTGCAAACGGGACACAATCGGTTAAGAAATGGAATGTGTATGGGATTTACTATCTATAATAAGTTGAATTGTATACTagaagtgttttaaaaaaatgaatttatagTACgtcctgttaaaaaaaaactaaagcaACAAGACGAACGACGTTAAACATGCTATAGGCACTGGCACGCAATAAAAGGCAGTGTATAAAGACAACGTGTTCAACAATCAATTCACAGAAGCGCTGACGGGACGAGCGGAAGTCCAGCCATCGAAAACATCtctgcaaattaaaaaaaaattaagagtttattttgtgttatcaGTACGATATATACGGTAACCACGAAACGATCTTAAAACTTACCGGCAGTGTTTGATGACACATTCGCTCGAGCAGAATTCTTCGTCCCATTGCGGATCTGGTATGGCAAGATTACCACAGCCGGTGCGTAAACACATACGAACAGTTTGCTGAGTAGTTCCTTGACTTTCATGTAAAGATTCTTTGCTTTCAGAGATAAGAATCttgaaaaattgaaacaaaacgttttaaaGATTGTTGGGACTTTAAAAGCAGAtctagtttaatataaaaaaatgtggtgTTCCAATATATACATAGTCCAACTAGGCTTTGTTTTCTGGTACCACAGGGGATAACATTTGTACGGTTAAGTTATAAACCTACCGGTTCCCTATCAGAAGCGTCAGTTAAGTCGATTATATCAGTATTGCCCAACATATCGTTTATGGTGCCCACCTAAACACAGAAAAGTAAACGTTAAAGAACGGAAATCATTTAAGAGTTTGTTTCATAAAAGGTACATTTACCTCCTGTTGTTCGGATTGACCAATTGAGGCATTTTGTTCTTGAGTAAGAGTTTGTAGAATCGGTTGAACACTGCTCTGCTGCGACGTCATTTGCGACTGTGTTAGATGacactttaatttaataaactgtCCACTCCGTTTGACTATTTACGACATAAATGCGCCAAAACAAGCAGTATTAAAAAGCCTATAAGTTGTCAACTTACACTTGTCGTGCTGACAGAAACGGACACGAAAGGCCGAATGACGTCGGTCATCTTTAGGATTCGGTTTCTGTTTTCCTCAAGACTGACGATGGTAGCGGCCTATGTGGAAACAAACGCGGTAAATACAAAACCAACTATTTAATGACCTTACAGCGCAGAAataagattatttttttatatcgcGTCATAAAGCACAAGCTCCAATAAAGTTATTGGAAATCTTAATAATTTAGTGCTGAATAAATTGCTCCTTAGGATCAAATGTTTAAGAAcacattattaaaacaaacagttaaactttataaagtcTGGAGATTTCTACCTGGTTCGGTGGTAATACTTTGATAATTTGTCCTTTCGTTGGTAGAAACGCAATTGGAGAGTTCGCTTTTGGTACAATGTTACGTAGCTGTATAGGAGGAGGGGTGGTAGTTTCCCTTACTGAATTCTCCCTTGTTTGTGGCACTGCATGAACTACAACATGACATTGACCGTCACTTGAGGGCGGGTTAACCTTTATACCATTTGATGCCACGGAGGATGTTATAGTTTGTGGTGGACCAAGTGTGCATATTGGAACTGATGAAGCACTGCTGGATAGCCCTACATAACAAGTATTGCTGTGTTATTACTTTGAACTTAAGGTGTACGTTTTACTTTCGGTTTTACATAAACTTTACTGACTTTTAAAATAAGGCTTTCgaattattttggttttatatgCACAGAAAATCAATCTTGATTGCTTTAATAAAGGTGATATACAAATCATCTTTTGGGTAATTAAATATCCACAGATTGAGAAAACTAACCTCGTAACGCAACATTCGGAGCGACTTGTAGCTGCGGTGGAGGAGGTAAACCGCTACCGCTAGACGTCGCTTTGTCCATCTTAATTTTAAGTATGGAGAGCGGCTGGCTGTCGTCGTCATCAGCGTCAAGACCTccctaataaaataaatgtagataaagaaaaaatgtgaTTCTAAAGCGGAGGTGTTATAACAAAGGagactttaaaagtttgggGTAAGTGGCAAAAATAAGGATTTA
The DNA window shown above is from Ciona intestinalis chromosome 3, KH, whole genome shotgun sequence and carries:
- the ck2a gene encoding casein kinase 2 alpha subunit isoform X1 — its product is MAIPSRARVYHDVNTHRPREYWDYESHVVDWGNQDDYQLVRKLGRGKYSEVFEAFNVTDNKKVVIKILKPVKTKKIKREIKILQNLRGGGPNIITLLDIVKDPVVMGQFTLVNSFIRNSCLLSRTPALVFEHVNNIDFKQLYQTLTDYDIRYYMFEILKALDFCHSMGIMHRDVKPHNVMIDHENRKLRLIDWGLAEFYHPGQEYNVRVASRYFKGPELLVDYQFYDYSLDMWSLGCMLASMIFRKEPFFHGHDNYDQLVRIAKVLGTEDLYEYLDKYNIELDPRFNDILGRHSRKRWERFVHSDNQHLVSPEAIDFLDKLIKYDHQARLTARESMEHPYFYPVVKDQGGLSSNATLPSSSTQLGQVQMGSGMCLGGITSTTGVLKDSPGGSIRQSNTAQSMN
- the ck2a gene encoding casein kinase 2 alpha subunit isoform X2; translated protein: MAIPSRARVYHDVNTHRPREYWDYESHVVDWGNQDDYQLVRKLGRGKYSEVFEAFNVTDNKKVVIKILKPVKTKKIKREIKILQNLRGGGPNIITLLDIVKDPVVMGQFTLVNSFIRNSCLLSRTPALVFEHVNNIDFKQLYQTLTDYDIRYYMFEILKALDFCHSMGIMHRDVKPHNVMIDHENRKLRLIDWGLAEFYHPGQEYNVRVASRYFKGPELLVDYQFYDYSLDMWSLGCMLASMIFRKEPFFHGHDNYDQLVRIAKVLGTEDLYEYLDKYNIELDPRFNDILGRHSRKRWERFVHSDNQHLVSPEAIDFLDKLIKYDHQARLTARESMEHPYFYPVVKDQGGLSSNATLPSSSTQLGQVQMGSGMRL
- the ck2a gene encoding casein kinase 2 alpha subunit — encoded protein: MAIPSRARVYHDVNTHRPREYWDYESHVVDWGNQDDYQLVRKLGRGKYSEVFEAFNVTDNKKVVIKILKPVKTKKIKREIKILQNLRGGGPNIITLLDIVKDPVSRTPALVFEHVNNIDFKQLYQTLTDYDIRYYMFEILKALDFCHSMGIMHRDVKPHNVMIDHENRKLRLIDWGLAEFYHPGQEYNVRVASRYFKGPELLVDYQFYDYSLDMWSLGCMLASMIFRKEPFFHGHDNYDQLVRIAKVLGTEDLYEYLDKYNIELDPRFNDILGRHSRKRWERFVHSDNQHLVSPEAIDFLDKLIKYDHQARLTARESMEHPYFYPVVKDQGGLSSNATLPSSSTQLGQVQMGSGMCLGGITSTTGVLKDSPGGSIRQSNTAQSMN